A genome region from Trichoderma asperellum chromosome 7, complete sequence includes the following:
- a CDS encoding uncharacterized protein (EggNog:ENOG41~antiSMASH:Cluster_7.7~SMCOG1169:sugar transport protein~TransMembrane:9 (n19-31c43/44o67-87i99-118o191-210i275-297o309-330i337-357o369-388i408-432o444-463i)), producing the protein MAFSFIRQNRFSRHFTPRLALSVALIALSTFNYGFDNQGIATSQAMLAYKKQFGDYNPKTNTYAVPTYYLSLLNSLNFIGFAVGLYVGSNISAKYGRRMAMFCMSLWAIMSATVLISATTRGQVLAGRILNYTYIGMELATCPPFQAEIVPAPIRGFAVGTYQTSLLLGGVIINSVCRGTSGLTSNAAWRIPMGLFYIVPITVASCVWFIPESPRWLLLQDREEDALRSLQTLRGSDPSYNAHEDLDGLRLSLIEEHNQGRYSDLFRGTNRRRTLVAMGMNFFIQATGSPFTAAYGTLFVQSIGSINPFNYSIMSSCINFFCCLVGISITDKIGRRPILMTGSLLQIIWLFTMGGIGTAANPSLTQKQVIVGATALSSASLCFSWDPLNYIVTTELPASRLRDKTQRVASIVNIVTKWVQSPFLFSFFTPYLLNAPYADLQSKVGFIFGALAICSFIFAYFCVPEMKGRSLEDINEMFDKEVPTRKFGNYVLEHKAEGKAEVKAEIIELETMNMDKPADIHIL; encoded by the exons ATGGCTTTCTCGTTCATTCGCCAAAACCGATTCTCTCGGCATTTTACCCCCCGTCTGGCCCTTTCTGTGGCTCTGATCGCCTTATCCACCTTCAACTATGGCTTTGACAACCAAGGTATTGCAACAAGTCAAGCAATGCTTGCATATAAAAAGCAATTCGGAGACTACAACCCCAAGACCAATACATATGCTGTCCCTACATACtacctttctcttttgaacAGCCTTAACTTCATAGGGTTCGCTGTTG GTCTTTACGTTGGCAGTAACATTAGTGCTAAGTATGGCCGTAGAATGGCCATGTTCTGCATGTCCCTTTGGGCTATTATGTCTGCGACTGTCCTCATCTCAGCTACAACAAGGGGACAGGTACTCGCCGGTCGTATCCTTAATTATACATATATAGGAATGGAACTAGCTACATGCCCTCCATTCCAAGCTGAGATCGTTCCAGCACCTATCAGAGGCTTCGCTGTTGGGACATATCAGACCAGTCTATTGCTCGGAGGCGTAATCATCAACAGTGTCTGCCGTGGCACAAGTGGGCTTACCTCCAATGCGGCATGGAGAATTCCAATGGGCCTTTTTTATATCGTTCCCATCACAGTAGCGTCATGCGTCTGGTTTATCCCGGAGTCTCCCAGATGGCTACTTCTACAGGATAGAGAGGAAGATGCGTTGCGGTCTCTCCAAACGCTTCGCGGCTCCGATCCGTCTTACAACGCACATGAGGACCTTGACGGACTGCGTTTGTCTCTCATCGAGGAACATAATCAAGGACGATATTCGGATCTTTTTCGTGGCACAAATCGGAGGCGCACTCTTGTTGCTATGGGCATGAACTTTTTCATCCAGGCCACAGGATCGCCGTTCACCGCCGCATACGGAACTCTCTTTGTGCAGTCCATTGGTTCAATTAATCCATTCAATTATTCAATCATGAGCTCATGTATCAATTTCTTCTGTTGTCTTGTTGGAATTTCTATCACGGACAAAATTGGCCGCCGCCCCATCCTAATGACCGgctctcttctccagattATCTGGCTTTTCACTATGGGAGGCATTGGAACAGCTGCGAACCCTTCTCTTACTCAAAAACAAGTCATAGTCGGCGCCACAGCATTGTCGTCGGCCAGTCTGTGTTTTAGTTGGGATCCATTGAACTACATTGTCACAACAGAGCTTCCAGCATCAAGACTCCGCGATAAGACTCAAAGAGTTGCCTCCATTGTTAATATTGTAACAAAGTGGGTTCAGTCTCC ctttctcttctcattcTTCACTCCATACCTGCTTAATGCCCCGTACGCAGATTTGCAGTCCAAAGTAGGATTCATCTTCGGGGCGCTAGCTATCTGTTCTTTTATATTTGCCTACTTCTGTGTTCCTGAGATGAAGGGGAGGAGCTTAGAGGATATCAACGAAATGTTTGACAAAGAAGTACCAACTAGGAAATTTGGCAATTATGTGTTGGAGCATAAGGCAGAAGGCAAGGCAGAAGTTAAGGCTGAAATAATTGAGTTGGAGACGATGAACATGGACAAACCGGCAGATATCCATATACTATAG
- a CDS encoding uncharacterized protein (EggNog:ENOG41~antiSMASH:Cluster_7.7), giving the protein MSFLFPSLRGSRHQGQPRFSRRAGLRNSAPPPPEPLYQQILAKEIEPQEESPLFSLLPPEIRTKIFTFVLSDYEDTDSPYHIDTCYSRPSYFAPRKTSIELLRTCRAIYRETWFLPFILTEQTHWISAPDRAPPGYQSWHSIRKLRELLPEISRQLSQDKVEIESLHAFAQMYRVEEGGLADLLHTPGLHPRRLALTIRHTDWWFWENDEPLRFEADWIPRAAAAMSPSTQEFRLELESLERKKDQIDTIGKHIAENWFFKKSDGNVLYADVSGKCHEVSRWTGTSTWHNKRWTRDENTDGKLDYYILTITFMSESALVRRGGVVSETAKSNAGNLFYQHIPVNLKKAPEVNSDLFHLSGELGPMYATPMLPLPSESDEEDL; this is encoded by the coding sequence atgagctttttatttccatCCCTCAGAGGCTCTCGCCACCAAGGCCAGCCTCGCTTTAGCAGAAGAGCTGGGCTCAGAAACTCGGCACCACCTCCACCAGAACCACTGTACCAGCAAATTCTTGCAAAAGAGATTGAGCCACAAGAAGAATCACCGCTGTTCTCTCTTTTACCCCCTGAAATTCGCACCAAAATCTTCACTTTTGTGCTGTCAGATTATGAAGATACTGATTCTCCATACCACATCGACACCTGCTACTCGCGACCTTCGTATTTCGCTCCTCGCAAGACTAGCATCGAGCTGCTGAGGACATGCCGCGCCATATACCGAGAGACCTGGTTCCTCCCATTCATTCTCACGGAGCAGACGCACTGGATTTCTGCTCCGGATCGCGCACCTCCCGGTTACCAGAGCTGGCACAGCATAAGGAAGCTGAGAGAGCTGCTCCCTGAAATTAGTCGGCAGTTGAGCCAAGACAAAGTCGAAATTGAGAGCCTTCACGCTTTTGCGCAGATGTATCGTGTAGAGGAAGGCGGATTAGCCGATCTGCTACATACCCCCGGTTTACATCCTCGCCGGCTAGCGTTAACAATTCGCCACACGGACTGGTGGTTCTGGGAAAACGATGAGCCGCTGCGCTTCGAAGCTGATTGGATTCctagagcagcagcagcaatgtcACCTTCGACGCAAGAATTTCGGCTTGAGCTCGAATCACTAGAACGCAAAAAGGATCAAATTGACACCATTGGCAAGCATATAGCCGAGAATTGGTTCTTCAAGAAATCTGATGGCAATGTTCTGTACGCGGACGTCTCGGGCAAATGTCACGAAGTATCCCGATGGACCGGTACGAGTACGTGGCACAATAAGCGATGGACTCGTGATGAAAACACGGATGGCAAGCTGGATTATTACATCTTAACTATCACCTTTATGTCGGAGTCCGCCCTGGTAAGGAGAGGAGGGGTGGTGAGTGAGACAGCCAAGTCAAATGCAGGAAACCTCTTTTACCAGCATATTCCAGTGAATCTCAAAAAGGCCCCAGAAGTGAACTCAGACTTGTTCCATTTATCCGGGGAATTGGGCCCTATGTATGCGACCCCAATGTTACCCTTGCCTAGCGAGTCGGATGAGGAAGATCTCTGA
- a CDS encoding uncharacterized protein (SMCOG1262:haloalkane dehalogenase~EggNog:ENOG41~antiSMASH:Cluster_7.7~MEROPS:MER0017193), translating to MAMSSGAVTTLDGISIRYIFAGNATDPVLLFIPGWAQTAIQWRKQISYFSAKYRVIAIDHRGFGDSDKPEWGYRITRLAADLNDIILQLDLKDVVLCGHSMGCSIIWAHWDTFVSSRTRISRLILVDQSPCIIADPAWDDGVANSLGSIFTPTTALEMGNSLRGAEGREYAAGFLRSLFSPSLSAEDFVWMKHQWSKMNLSHAAKLLINHAAEDWRDVIPTITIPTLVVGGERSVFGINSARWIASHIPQSKLEIFKENESGSHFMFWENDAKFNEVVEKFLSN from the coding sequence ATGGCAATGTCCTCTGGCGCTGTTACAACTCTTGACGGAATTTCTATACGATATATTTTTGCTGGGAATGCAACTGATCCTGTGCTACTGTTTATTCCGGGATGGGCACAAACGGCAATCCAGTGGCGGAAGCAGATTTCCTATTTCAGCGCCAAGTACCGCGTCATTGCTATTGACCATCGCGGCTTTGGCGACTCTGATAAACCGGAATGGGGGTATCGAATAACTCGTTTGGCAGCAGACTTGAACGATATAATTCTTCAACTAGATCTTAAGGATGTTGTTCTCTGTGGACATTCCATGGGTTGCTCCATTATCTGGGCACATTGGGACACTTTCGTTTCTTCTCGGACGCGTATTTCTCGTCTTATACTTGTCGACCAATCGCCTTGCATAATCGCAGATCCAGCATGGGATGACGGCGTGGCCAATTCTCTAGGATCAATATTCACACCCACTACTGCTCTTGAGATGGGAAACAGTTTACGTGGGGCCGAAGGAAGGGAATATGCGGCCGGATTTCTGAGATCCCTATTCTCTCCATCACTGAGCGCGGAAGACTTTGTATGGATGAAGCATCAATGGAGCAAAATGAATCTCTCTCATGCAGccaagttattaataaaccacGCTGCAGAGGATTGGAGGGATGTCATACCCACAATCACTATTCCTACGCTCGTTGTCGGTGGTGAACGAAGTGTATTTGGGATAAACAGTGCTCGATGGATTGCTTCTCACATCCCACAGAGCAAACTGGAAATctttaaagaaaatgaaagcgGCAGCCACTTTATGTTTTGGGAGAACGATGCTAAATTTAACGAAGTGGTCGAGAAGTTTCTAAGTAATTAG
- a CDS encoding uncharacterized protein (antiSMASH:Cluster_7.7) translates to MSSEKKIYHENGNFTRPDSIFRNFVSKDPNSRFPAEKGRYALYLSPGCPWAHRTLIVRFLKGLDSIIDVYQLHFTMGPEGWYFSGEGGSLTEDPLHGFKKLKELYLKADPDYTGRYTVPVLWDKKADVLVNNESLEIIRMLYLEFDEFLPAHLREENRPGKGLYPPQLRAEIDVMNEWVYNTVNNGVYKVGFSKSQKAYDENIYPLFASLDRLEEHLSHRKPFLFGDSITEADIRLYTTLARFDVAYHSVFQCNLKSIRHDYPRLHAWLRRLYWDQDQEGPLRAAFYRTTEPNISRYALGYADSRWKIVLESQGPLVVPAGPLVLMEPL, encoded by the exons ATGTCatcagaaaaaaag ATTTATCACGAAAACGGTAATTTCACTCGGCCAGATAGCATTTTCCGAAATTTCGTTTCCAAGGACCCAAACTCACGGTTTCCTGCTGAAAAGGGCCGCTATGCCCTGTATCTCTCCCCTGGTTGTCCATGG GCACATAGAACTTTGATAGTTCGGTTTCTGAAAGGACTTGATTCTATAATTGATGTTTACCAACTCCATTTCACTATGGGCCCTGAGGGATGGTATTTTAGCGGCGAAGGAGGCTCTCTAACCGAAGATCCTCTGCACGGgttcaagaagctcaaagAATTGTACCTCAAAGCCGACCCTGACTATACAGGTCGCTACACCGTACCTGTATTATGGGATAAAAAAGCCGACGTCCTTGTCAATAATGAATCTTTAGAAATTATCCGTATGCTCTATTTAGAATTTGACGAGTTTTTGCCGGCGCACCTTCGTGAGGAGAACCGACCTGGTAAAGGCCTATATCCGCCGCAACTCAGAGCTGAGATTGATGTGATGAATGAATGGGTATATAACACCGTGAACAATGGTGTCTACAAGGTTGGCTTCTCAAAGTCTCAGAAAGCATATGATGAAAATATCTATCCACTATTCGCATCCCTCGATCGCCTTGAAGAGCATCTTAGCCACAGaaagccttttcttttcggcGACTCAATCACTGAGGCCGACATACGTTTATACACCACATTGGCGCGATTTGACGTTGCGTACCACAGCGTCTTTCAATGTAACCTCAAATCGATCCGACACGATTATCCCCGGCTGCACGCCTGGCTTCGGAGGCTATACTGGGATCAAGATCAAGAAGGGCCATTGCGCGCGGCATTTTATCGCACAACAGAACCTAATATATCGCGGTATGCTCTGGGTTATGCGGATTCTAGGTGGAAGATCGTACTAGAGAGCCAGGGACCGCTGGTGGTGCCCGCAGGGCCACTGGTACTTATGGAGCCTCTCTGA
- a CDS encoding uncharacterized protein (antiSMASH:Cluster_7.7) yields MGPEGWYFSGEGGSLTEDPLHGFKKLKELYLKADPDYTGRYTVPVLWDKKADVLVNNESLEIIRMLYLEFDEFLPAHLREENRPGKGLYPPQLRAEIDVMNEWVYNTVNNGVYKVGFSKSQKAYDENIYPLFASLDRLEEHLSHRKPFLFGDSITEADIRLYTTLARFDVAYHSVFQCNLKSIRHDYPRLHAWLRRLYWDQDQEGPLRAAFYRTTEPNISRYALGYADSRWKIVLESQGPLVVPAGPLVLMEPL; encoded by the coding sequence ATGGGCCCTGAGGGATGGTATTTTAGCGGCGAAGGAGGCTCTCTAACCGAAGATCCTCTGCACGGgttcaagaagctcaaagAATTGTACCTCAAAGCCGACCCTGACTATACAGGTCGCTACACCGTACCTGTATTATGGGATAAAAAAGCCGACGTCCTTGTCAATAATGAATCTTTAGAAATTATCCGTATGCTCTATTTAGAATTTGACGAGTTTTTGCCGGCGCACCTTCGTGAGGAGAACCGACCTGGTAAAGGCCTATATCCGCCGCAACTCAGAGCTGAGATTGATGTGATGAATGAATGGGTATATAACACCGTGAACAATGGTGTCTACAAGGTTGGCTTCTCAAAGTCTCAGAAAGCATATGATGAAAATATCTATCCACTATTCGCATCCCTCGATCGCCTTGAAGAGCATCTTAGCCACAGaaagccttttcttttcggcGACTCAATCACTGAGGCCGACATACGTTTATACACCACATTGGCGCGATTTGACGTTGCGTACCACAGCGTCTTTCAATGTAACCTCAAATCGATCCGACACGATTATCCCCGGCTGCACGCCTGGCTTCGGAGGCTATACTGGGATCAAGATCAAGAAGGGCCATTGCGCGCGGCATTTTATCGCACAACAGAACCTAATATATCGCGGTATGCTCTGGGTTATGCGGATTCTAGGTGGAAGATCGTACTAGAGAGCCAGGGACCGCTGGTGGTGCCCGCAGGGCCACTGGTACTTATGGAGCCTCTCTGA
- a CDS encoding putative NRPS-like protein biosynthetic cluster (EggNog:ENOG41~antiSMASH:Cluster_7.7~TransMembrane:1 (i102-122o)~SMCOG1002:AMP-dependent synthetase and ligase): MPAAIYVSASHQGSLDPSRKPVVRPSSTSANIAKSESVPRTIDALLRLRATSYPQDHIVSYPKSGIEFIDYNLQQLDVFAWRVANHYERHLPARKSSQEKPLVVALLGVSNFEYLITLLALIKLGHTVLLLSTRITVPAIESLMNATSASTIIVDRKHLSTAGEIQNLLPLLQLYEIIDRQVFEYSIEAHGDTQLDSHLDPETETENIALIVHSSGSTGHPKPIFQTHKSCLANYANSMNMKSFITMPLYHNYGICSFFRALHCRKSIHFYNAELPLTQENLLKIFQRNKFEIFYGVPYTLKLLSESQTGINLLQDLELVMYGGSACPDDLGNLLVENGVNLIGLYGATEVGQLMTSFRPKDDKAWNYVREHDALAPFLRWEPRGSNLYECVILEGWPSKVQSSRPDGAYATKDVFEPHPSIPRAWKFIARLDDTIVLVNGEKFNPVDIEGTIRSNKNVTEAVVFGAGRAHLGILLVPAAGLAARTNEEILDIIWPVVEFANKSADAFARISRNMIRLLPHDCAYPHTDKGSIIRQAFYQKFKVEIEETYDLADSSSEKLVQFDLPELQQFVRDLLHKTAETSAPVQDDEDFFSLGLDSLQAIQMRSEILRKVDIGGNKLGQQIVFEQPSINKLSSFLLSLRIGKDAAEKLSIEQQMENLVMRYSTETLSISNNSSIVVTGATGSLGAYIVAKLASRPDIDQVYCLVRANDLTHGYKRVVRSMIQRRVYHLLSLASRRKIIVLPSNLAEPDLGLSKSAYEAVTENLTAVIHCAWSVNFNMHLSSFEKGNIAGVSHLISLCQSAQPPATMNFCSSVSTCSQATVVPVPERVPDFSWAQNMGYAQSKSVAEHICAKAASQGVTTRVLRIGQIIGDTEHGVWNSQEAVPMMMQTAVTIGALPRLQETPSWLPVDVVADVVTDISLSGAGSIFANVTNPQVFSWNDDLLPALRRCGLVFDEVEPKEWIKRLRTSNLDPVANPPIKLLDFFASKYDRDSFSPSNRFATEVARSFSPALATVPSLLEGHVAKFVSYLNEKAWKISSSLKEGDRTAIIITGPSGTGKSAVGNRIAQALDIPFIEGDKLCSRQDIVKIRSGITLSDEDSLSWIDIINRRTTDTFADLGYNCAVVTCSALRERYRNQIRRHMFAHQVKVIFIDLQADRDILARRLQERQDSVMGANMVDNRIHVYEEPSIKEFDVVPVDTEDADQAVLDKIRWIVEDGVEWI; encoded by the exons ATGCCAGCTGCCATCTACGTTTCGGCTTCTCATCAGGGATCTTTGGATCCCTCAAGAAAGCCCGTAGTGAGGCCATCGTCAACTTCAGCCAATATAGCCAAGTCCGAGTCCGTACCCCGCACAATCGATGCATTATTACGCCTACGCGCTACATCTTATCCTCAAGATCATATTGTTTCGTATCCAAAGTCAGGAATAGAatttatagactataatcTACAGCAACTTGATGTATTCGCTTGGAGGGTGGCAAATCATTATGAGCGGCATCTACCCGCGCGAAAGTCATCGCAAGAAAAGCCGCTTGTTGTGGCACTCTTAGGCGTATCAAATTTCGAATATCTCATTACGCTGCTCGCTCTAATAAAGCTTGGGCATACGGTTCTCCTTCTATCAACGAGGATCACAGTTCCAGCTATTGAATCTCTCATGAATGCTACATCAGCCTCTACAATCATTGTAGACAGGAAACATTTGAGCACAGCAGGAGAGATTCAAAATCTGCTCCCACTATTGCAACTATATGAGATTATAGACCGTCAAGTATTTGAGTATTCAATAGAAGCTCATGGAGACACTCAACTAGATTCTCATCTAGATCCGGAAACCGAGACGGAAAATATTGCTCTTATCGTCCATTCAAGCG GATCAACTGGCCATCCAAAGCCAATTTTTCAGACACATAAATCATGTCTTGCCAATTATGCAAACAGCATGAATATGAAATCATTCATAACAATGCCGCTATATCACAACTATGGTATCTGCAGCTTCTTTCGGGCATTGCACTGCCGTAAATCTATTCATTTTTACAATGCTGAACTTCCATTAACCCAAGAAAACTTGTTGAAAATCTTCCAGAGAAACAAATTTGAGATCTTCTATGGCGTTCCATATACGCTCAAGCTGCTTTCAGAGTCTCAGACAGGCATTAATCTCCTTCAGGATTTAGAACTTGTAATGTATGGTGGTTCAGCCTGCCCGGATGATCTAGGAAATCTTCTTGTCGAGAATGGAGTTAATCTTATAGGTCTTTATGGAGC aACCGAAGTTGGGCAACTCATGACTTCTTTTCGCCCGAAAGACGATAAAGCGTGGAATTATGTCCGAGAACACGATGCACTTGCGCCATTTTTGAGATGGGAGCCACGGGGCTCAAACTTGTATGAGTGTGTTATTTTGGAAGGCTGGCCATCCAAGGTGCAGTCTAGTCGGCCAGATGGCGCCTACGCAACGAAAGATGTTTTCGAACCTCATCCAAGCATTCCTAGAGCGTGGAAATTTATTGCTCGACTGGACGATACAATTGTTCTTGTAAATGGCGAAAAGTTTAACCCTGTGGATATAGAGGGTACAATACGATCGAACAAGAACGTCACTGAAGCCGTCGTGTTCGGTGCTGGTCGTGCTCATCTTGGCATCTTGCTTGTCCCAGCCGCTGGATTGGCTGCTCGCACTAATGAAGAGATACTTGATATAATCTGGCCAGTCGTCGAATTTGCGAACAAATCTGCGGATGCCTTCGCCCGAATTTCTCGAAATATGATCCGGCTATTACCACACGATTGTGCTTATCCTCATACGGATAAGGGAAGCATAATACGACAAGCGTTTTACCAAAAGTTCAAAGTGGAAATTGAGGAAACTTATGATCTTGCTGATTCAAGTTCAGAAAAACTTGTGCAATTCGATCTCCCAGAGCTGCAACAATTTGTAAGAGATCTTCTCCACAAGACGGCTGAAACATCTGCGCCAGTtcaagacgatgaagacttTTTTTCGCTGGGCTTAGACTCATTACAAGCTATCCAAATGAGAAGTGAGATTCTGAGAAAGGTCGATATTGGCGGAAATAAACTTGGGCAACAAATTGTATTTGAGCAGCCGTCAATTAATAAATTGAGCAGCTTTTTACTTTCTCTACGAATTGGTAAAGATGCCGCTGAGAAGCTGTCCATCGAACAACAGATGGAAAATCTCGTGATGAGATATTCGACAGAGACTTTATCTATATCAAATAACTCTTCAATT GTTGTTACAGGCGCTACCGGCTCTCTTGGCGCTTATATTGTTGCAAAACTAGCTTCTAGGCCCGATATTGACCAAGTATATTGCCTAGTTCGTGCCAATGATTTAACTCATGGCTACAAAAGAGTTGTACGCTCAATGATACAGAGAAGGGTTTACCACTTGCTGTCTTTAGCCTCGCGGCGTAAAATCATAGTCTTGCCGTCAAATCTGGCAGAGCCAGATCTTGGATTGTCTAAATCAGCCTACGAAGCCGTTACGGAGAATCTCACTGCGGTGATCCACTGCGCTTGGTCTGTTAACTTTAACATGCACCTATCAAGTTTCGAGAAAGGAAATATCGCAGGCGTATCACATCTTATTTCTCTCTGCCAGTCTGCGCAGCCACCCGCAACAATGAACTTTTGCTCGTCAGTCAGTACTTGCTCTCAGGCAACGGTTGTTCCTGTTCCCGAACGCGTTCCAGACTTTTCATGGGCACAAAACATGGGGTATGCTCAATCTAAATCGGTAGCCGAGCATATTTGCGCTAAAGCCGCTTCTCAGGGTGTAACTACTCGCGTGCTTCGTATTGGGCAAATTATTGGCGATACAGAGCATGGAGTGTGGAACTCCCAAGAAGCAGTACCTATGATGATGCAGACTGCAGTAACAATCGGCGCTCTACCGAGACTTCAAGAAACTCCATCGTGGCTGCCTGTCGATGTTGTGGCAGATGTCGTCACAGATATATCGCTCTCCGGAGCGGGAAGCATATTTGCTAATGTCACTAATCCACAAGTCTTTAGCTGGAATGATGACCTTCTACCTGCTCTACGCAGATGCGGGCTTGTATTTGACGAAGTTGAGCCCAAAGAGTGGATTAAGAGACTGCGGACATCGAACTTGGATCCCGTGGCCAATCCTCCCATCAAGCTACTAGATTTCTTTGCATCCAAGTATGACAGAGATTCGTTCAGTCCATCAAACAGATTTGCCACCGAAGTGGCGCGTTCTTTCTCGCCAGCCTTGGCTACAGTTCCCAGTCTTTTAGAGGGGCATGTCGCCAAATTTGTTAGCTATCTAAATGAAAAGGCATGGAAGATCTCATCATCTCTAAAAGAGGGTGACAGAAcggctattattataacaggaCCATCTGGAACGGGAAAATCGGCGGTTGGAAATAGGATAGCGCAAGCGCTTGACATCCCTTTTATTGAGGGTGACAAACTATGCTCCCGCCAAGACATTGTGAAAATAAGATCTGGCATTACACTCTCTGACGAAGATAGCTTATCTTGGATCGATATAATCAATCGACGAACCACGGATACATTCGCCGACCTTGGATACAACTGTGCGGTTGTTACCTGCTCTGCTTTGAGAGAAAGATACCGCAACCAGATTCGTCGCCATATGTTTGCACATCaagtaaaggttatttttattgATCTACAGGCTGACCGAGATATTCTTGCGAGACGTCTTCAAGAGCGTCAAGACAGCGTTATGGGAGCAAATATGGTCGACAAccgaatacatgtatacgaAGAGCCTAGTATCAAAGAGTTTGATGTCGTACCTGTGGATACAGAGGACGCTGATCAAGCGGTATTGGACAAGATTCGATGGATCGTTGAAGACGGAGTTGAATGGATTTAG